A genomic window from Ideonella sp. WA131b includes:
- a CDS encoding DUF2807 domain-containing protein, producing MTTAIPRRRLLRAGLPLLLGVAAFLPLAAQAQRLEGSGRIGTETRPLPAFQGVALAGAIDLVVRQGTPQVVEVQADDNLLPYLETEVTGSGADARLQVRWKRGTSIYNSRTVRVSVTVPLLTSLAASGSGDMLVEAFETPSLAIRISGSSDTRLRQLTTGELQVSIAGSGDVVGAGRATKLKIGVSGSGDVQLRELKAEEVSINIAGSGDAAVHADKSLEVRIAGSGDVVYTGNPATVSTKVAGSGSVNKR from the coding sequence ATGACCACTGCCATCCCCCGCCGTCGCCTGCTCCGCGCCGGCCTGCCCCTGCTGCTGGGCGTCGCAGCGTTTCTGCCGCTGGCCGCACAAGCGCAGCGGCTGGAGGGCAGCGGCCGCATCGGCACCGAGACGCGGCCGCTGCCGGCCTTCCAGGGCGTGGCGCTGGCCGGCGCCATCGACCTCGTGGTGCGCCAGGGGACCCCCCAGGTGGTGGAGGTCCAGGCCGACGACAACCTGCTGCCCTACCTGGAGACCGAGGTCACCGGCAGCGGCGCTGACGCCCGGCTGCAGGTGCGCTGGAAACGCGGCACATCGATCTACAACAGCCGCACGGTGCGCGTCAGCGTCACGGTGCCGCTGCTCACTTCGCTGGCCGCCTCGGGCTCCGGCGACATGCTGGTGGAAGCCTTCGAGACCCCGTCGCTGGCGATCCGCATCTCGGGCTCCAGCGACACGCGCTTGCGCCAGCTCACGACCGGCGAGCTGCAGGTGTCGATTGCGGGCAGCGGCGACGTCGTCGGCGCCGGCAGGGCCACGAAGCTGAAGATCGGCGTCTCCGGCAGCGGCGACGTGCAGTTGCGCGAGCTGAAGGCCGAGGAGGTGTCGATCAACATCGCCGGCAGCGGCGACGCCGCCGTGCACGCCGACAAATCGCTGGAGGTGCGCATCGCCGGCAGCGGCGACGTCGTCTACACGGGCAACCCGGCCACCGTGAGCACCAAGGTCGCCGGCAGCGGCAGCGTCAACAAGCGCTGA
- a CDS encoding AzlD domain-containing protein, whose amino-acid sequence MNAADAWLTGLAIAGLAAITFLTRGFFLIPDREWPLPAWLREGLRYAPLAALAAVVVPEIVSTQGRFVDTWADARLWGAAAGAAWYFWRRDILGTIVCGMAVYLPLRLGLGWA is encoded by the coding sequence GTGAACGCTGCGGACGCGTGGCTCACGGGCTTGGCCATCGCGGGCCTGGCGGCCATCACCTTCCTCACGCGCGGCTTCTTCCTCATCCCCGATCGCGAGTGGCCGCTGCCGGCGTGGCTGCGCGAGGGCCTGCGCTACGCGCCGCTGGCGGCGCTGGCCGCCGTGGTGGTGCCCGAGATCGTCAGCACGCAGGGTCGTTTCGTCGACACCTGGGCCGACGCGCGGCTGTGGGGCGCGGCGGCCGGCGCGGCCTGGTACTTCTGGCGTCGCGACATCCTGGGCACCATCGTCTGCGGCATGGCCGTTTATCTGCCGCTGCGGCTCGGGCTGGGCTGGGCGTGA
- a CDS encoding AzlC family ABC transporter permease, which yields MLSTAMGIAAWGLITGVAMGNSGLPMPLMLMMSLLVFAGSAQLATLPLLMSGAPVLVVWATALCVNLRFVIFSAQWRPYLVVLGRKKRLALSYLMADLNYVLFMRRFPEPKPAPEQLPYLLGGATINWLSWQVPSIIGLVFADSVPAHWGIGFAGTLALLGVGLSLVSDRYTAVAGLVAGCAAVAAYALPLKLNILVAIAAAVAMGVLMDHAAPRKAALATPAEPRR from the coding sequence ATGCTGAGCACCGCCATGGGCATCGCCGCCTGGGGTCTGATCACGGGCGTGGCCATGGGCAACAGCGGGCTGCCCATGCCCTTGATGCTGATGATGTCGCTGCTGGTGTTCGCCGGCAGCGCACAGCTGGCGACGCTGCCGCTGCTGATGAGCGGCGCGCCGGTGCTGGTGGTGTGGGCCACGGCGCTGTGTGTCAACCTGCGTTTCGTGATCTTCTCGGCGCAGTGGCGGCCTTACCTCGTGGTCCTCGGGCGCAAGAAGCGGCTGGCGCTGTCCTACCTGATGGCCGACCTCAACTACGTGTTGTTCATGCGCCGCTTCCCCGAGCCCAAGCCGGCGCCGGAGCAGCTGCCTTATCTGCTGGGTGGCGCCACCATCAACTGGCTGAGCTGGCAGGTGCCGTCGATCATCGGACTGGTCTTTGCCGACAGCGTGCCGGCACACTGGGGCATCGGCTTCGCCGGCACGCTGGCGCTGCTGGGGGTGGGGCTGTCGCTGGTGTCCGACCGCTACACGGCAGTGGCCGGGCTGGTCGCCGGCTGCGCCGCGGTGGCGGCCTACGCGCTGCCGCTGAAGCTCAACATCCTCGTGGCCATTGCCGCTGCCGTGGCCATGGGCGTGCTGATGGACCACGCCGCGCCGCGCAAGGCCGCGCTGGCCACACCCGCGGAGCCGCGCCGGTGA